In a single window of the Debaryomyces hansenii CBS767 chromosome A complete sequence genome:
- a CDS encoding DEHA2A13926p (similar to CA6054|IPF4952 Candida albicans IPF4952) yields MSNQSVTLADSIRNIPPVTRFFTISTVIVCFANSLKIIQPHQLICYLPLFIDTFNDTSKVISNSNMMGIFGAVVELLAQSYRFFTCFLLPQGLLTDQPFHAILDIYFFYTFANHLESHTGKFRRNFPDCLWFTLVTGTIVVLLSLLYNAIIDINHFPVHHQMILSCVTYIWSRSSKNSLINFLGLVPIKAYYLPLFNLFFKLLISGYSSFLDSAIGIFSGYLYQCFQSDTLPIYNLFPGSYAKYLTSNKDANGRRVGQLNNNFASLDQSITTAGIDFIEDSIFDKGYLKAPIWLYNLLNYPTNNSKRTTAFYPRPDAASNVSPRSHLDVNENTSTDNLGSGTSTGYSWFGQGNEAFKGKGYRLGD; encoded by the coding sequence ATGAGTAATCAATCGGTAACGCTTGCTGATAGCATAAGGAATATTCCGCCTGTTACCAGATTTTTTACAATATCTACGGTGATTGTATGCTTCGCTAATTCGTTAAAGATTATTCAACCACACCAATTAATATGTTATTTACCGCTATTCATAGACACTTTTAACGACACTTCAAAAGTCATAAGTAACTCGAATATGATGGGTATTTTTGGCGCTGTTGTGGAGCTATTAGCACAGAGTTATAGATTTTTTACGTGCTTTCTATTACCCCAGGGCTTATTAACTGATCAACCTTTCCATGCCATATTGGATATCTACTTTTTCTATACGTTTGCCAACCACCTTGAGTCTCATACGGGTAAGTTCCGTCGTAATTTTCCTGACTGTCTTTGGTTTACGTTGGTGACTGGCACTATTGTTGTATTACTATCGTTACTTTACAATGCGATCATAGATATAAACCATTTTCCAGTTCATCACCAAATGATACTTTCATGTGTAACATATATTTGGTCTCGCTCGCTGAAGAACTCGTTAATAAATTTCCTTGGGTTGGTTCCAATCAAAGCATACTACTTGCCACTTTTCAAtctttttttcaaattgttgatcAGTGGTTACTCTTCGTTTTTGGATTCTGCAATAGGTATTTTCAGCGGTTACTTATACCAATGCTTCCAATCGGATACATTACCAATTTACAACCTATTCCCAGGCTCATACGCAAAGTATCTAACTTCGAACAAAGACGCAAATGGTAGAAGAGTGGGTCAGTTGAACAATAATTTTGCGAGCTTGGACCAGTCAATTACTACAGCTGGCATTGATTTTATAGAAGATTCTATTTTTGACAAGGGCTACCTTAAGGCACCAATTTGGTTATATAATTTGTTGAACTACCCAACCAATAACTCCAAGAGAACGACTGCTTTTTACCCACGCCCAGACGCTGCGTCAAATGTCTCCCCTAGAAGTCATTTGGACGTAAATGAGAACACGTCTACTGATAATTTAGGGTCCGGTACATCCACCGGATATTCGTGGTTCGGTCAGGGTAATGAAGCTTTCAAAGGAAAAGGGTACCGTTTAGGtgactga
- a CDS encoding DEHA2A13948p (similar to uniprot|Q02260 Saccharomyces cerevisiae YGR074W SMD1 U6 snRNP protein involved in snRNA maturation), protein MKLVRFLMNLPNATNQPITVELKNGNSINGQILSCSPSMNLSMKNIKLSQPHQDPQLLQFINIRGNQIRQILLPDELNVDNVLARSVVKIKGNGSGPGSKDLASSTNKGRKGGRPTRGGRGGSRGGGSRAF, encoded by the coding sequence atgaaattagTCAGGTTTTTGATGAACTTGCCAAATGCTACAAACCAGCCAATAACGGTGGAGTTGAAGAATGGTAACTCCATAAATGGTCAAATATTGTCGTGTTCACCACTGATGAACTTATCtatgaagaatatcaagTTGAGCCAACCTCATCAAGATCCTCAACTTTTACAGTTTATAAACATCAGGGGTAACCAAATCAGACAAATACTATTGCCAGATGAACTAAATGTTGACAATGTTTTGGCCAGGAGTGTGGTTAAGATAAAAGGAAACGGGTCGGGTCCAGGTAGCAAAGATTTAGCAAGCAGCACCAATAAAGGTAGAAAAGGTGGTAGACCGACTAGAGGTGGACGTGGCGGGTCAAGGGGAGGCGGGTCAAGGGCTTTTTAG
- a CDS encoding mitochondrial 54S ribosomal protein YmL25 (similar to uniprot|P23369 Saccharomyces cerevisiae YGR076C MRPL25 Mitochondrial ribosomal protein of the large subunit), translating into MSLTSKEAFSKLPQKLHNFFIKFPPRPFAEYSSKPSTIQDPKMNPFLANKNIETGRWQGAKYSLRRSADLFKMAHKFGIHDLLPPLPQKKFYEEKYNDKNWMRGVLNQKKHKWERNLPEKIKQKEAAISEMDEIIMATRPKYRKQVQKREETKKNWW; encoded by the coding sequence ATGTCTTTAACATCCAAGGAGGCTTTCAGTAAGCTTCCGCAAAAATTGCATAacttttttattaaatttccACCAAGACCATTCGCCGAATATTCATCAAAACCATCAACCATTCAAGATCCAAAAATGAATCCATTTTTAGCCAATAAAAACATTGAAACAGGCAGATGGCAGGGGGCAAAATATTCGTTGAGAAGATCGGCTGACTTGTTTAAAATGGCTCACAAGTTCGGTATTCATGACTTATTACCACCACTTCCACAGAAGAAATTCTACGAAGAAAAGTACAATGACAAGAACTGGATGAGAGGTGTATTGAACCAGAAAAAACACAAATGGGAAAGAAACTTGCCTGAAAAGATCAAGCAAAAAGAGGCTGCTATTTCAGAGATGGACGAAATTATTATGGCCACTAGACCCAAATATAGAAAACAAGTCCagaaaagagaagaaaCCAAGAAGAACTGGTGGTAA
- a CDS encoding DEHA2A13992p (highly similar to uniprot|P22144 Pichia stipitis XYL2 D- xylulose reductase): protein MTPNPSLVLNKINDISFEKYDAPEITEPNDVIVEVKKTGICGSDIHYYTHGAIGGFILKSPMVLGHESSGIVSAVGKGVTSLKVGDKVAIEPGVPSRHSDAYKGGHYNLCPHMVFAATPNSEDGGVNPPGTLCKYYKSPEDFLVKLPDHVSLELGALVEPLTVGVHAAKLGSIKFGDVVVVFGAGPVGLLAAAVATKFGATKVMVVDVFESKLEMAKQIGVATHTFNPKSGSNKDLVAAFDNTEPSVVMECSGAEPCIKSAVDILRVGGRYIQIGNSAKPVSFPMTEFATKELTLFGSFRYGFNDYKTSVAILDENYRNGKENAAIDFESLITHRFKFDDAIDAYDLVKGGNGCVKCIISGPE, encoded by the coding sequence ATGACACCTAACCCATCCTTagtattaaataaaatcaacgATATTTCATTTGAGAAATATGATGCTCCAGAAATCACGGAACCTAATGATGTCATTGTCGAGGTCAAAAAGACTGGTATTTGCGGTTCAGATATTCACTACTATACCCACGGAGCAATTGGTGGGTTTATCTTGAAATCTCCAATGGTATTGGGCCATGAATCCTCAGGGATTGTTTCTGCCGTTGGAAAAGGTGTTACATCGTTGAAAGTAGGCGACAAGGTTGCAATCGAACCAGGTGTGCCATCCAGACACAGTGACGCATACAAAGGCGGTCATTACAATTTATGCCCTCATATGGTTTTTGCTGCCACTCCTAACTCGGAAGATGGAGGCGTCAATCCTCCTGGTACTTTATGTAAATACTACAAGAGTCCTGAAGATTTCTTGGTCAAATTGCCAGACCATGTTTCTTTGGAATTAGGTGCATTAGTTGAACCATTGACTGTTGGTGTCCACGCCGCTAAGTTGGGATCCATCAAGTTTGGTGATGTCGTTGTTGTATTTGGGGCTGGTCCTGTTGGTTTGTTGGCTGCTGCAGTTGCCACCAAGTTTGGCGCAACTAAAGTCATGGTGGTCGATGTTTTCGAATCGAAATTGGAAATGGCTAAACAAATTGGTGTTGCAACTCACACCTTCAACCCTAAGCTGGGAAGCAATAAGGATTTAGTTGCTGCTTTCGACAACACTGAACCTTCCGTTGTAATGGAATGTAGTGGTGCGGAACCATGCATTAAGAGTGCTGTTGACATCTTGAGAGTTGGCGGACGTTATATCCAAATCGGTAATAGTGCGAAGCCGGTTTCTTTCCCAATGACAGAGTTTGCTACTAAAGAATTGACTTTATTTGGGTCATTTAGATATGGCTTCAATGACTACAAGACCAGTGTAGCTATCTTGGACGAAAATTATagaaatggaaaagaaAACGCAGCCATCGACTTTGAAAGCTTGATTACTCATAGATTTAAATTCGATGATGCTATTGACGCTTATGACCTTGTTAAGGGTGGTAATGGCTGTGTCAAATGTATCATCAGTGGTCCCGAATAG
- a CDS encoding DEHA2A14014p (similar to uniprot|Q12165 Saccharomyces cerevisiae YDL004W ATP16 Delta subunit of the central stalk of mitochondrial F1F0 ATP synthase), with protein sequence MFRQTLRQVARQSATVVRRNYATEAATSDALKLSLALPHQTLYSESEVEQVNLPSINGDLGILANHIPIVEQLRPGLLEIISKGGETEQYFVSGGIATVQPGNKLTISAIEAFKPEQFDAQAVKSLIADAQKRASSSDEVVVAEANIELEVLEALQGVAK encoded by the coding sequence ATGTTTAGACAAACCTTACGTCAAGTCGCTAGACAATCAGCTACTGTTGTCAGAAGAAACTATGCCACTGAAGCTGCCACGTCCGATGCATTAAAGTTATCATTAGCTTTACCACACCAAACTTTATACTCAGAAAGTGAAGTTGAACAAGTCAACTTACCATCAATTAATGGTGACTTAGGTATCTTAGCTAACCATATTCCAATTGTTGAACAATTAAGACCAGGTTTATTAGAAATCATTTCCAAGGGTGGTGAAACCGAACAATACTTTGTAAGTGGTGGTATTGCTACTGTCCAACCAGGTAACAAATTGACCATCAGTGCCATCGAAGCATTCAAGCCAGAACAATTCGATGCCCAAGCAGTCAAGTCATTAATTGCTGATGCACAAAAGAGAGCCAGCTCTTCTGACGaagttgttgttgctgaaGCCAATATCGAATTAGAAGTTTTAGAAGCTTTACAAGGGGTTGCCAAATAG
- a CDS encoding DEHA2A14036p (similar to CA3851|CaCTA21 Candida albicans CaCTA21 or CA5874|CaCTA23 Candida albicans CaCTA23), translating into MNLEEKLNNSLNDILKSSGYIFEIIHSRKKQSNLITGTNNQLITPVITSQLTNSITKFEDILDDTICKFNDTKWCVEQMLQNRQKQEELKLKEEEEKQRRIKEDDERKRLEEEKTKKRKKEEEEARIKKEKEDQQAKEEELKKKKEQEQKEKEQKERESLKENEKKSDANNDNFDTFMSPSFEFNLNDLPTTNERGIDIPNPSDILSTISYDGFAESKDSKKADTNIPNDESNNNNDLDLDMNNLLDNDASLLDGLDMNMLDQGFDGTNPNGNGVNDLQDEEFDVDNFLNQFGAD; encoded by the coding sequence ATGAACTTAGAAGAGAAGTTGAATAATTCACTCAATGATATATTGAAGTCTTCCGGAtacatatttgaaataatacatAGCCGGAAGAAGCAAAGTAATTTAATTACAGGAACCAATAACCAACTTATAACGCCCGTTATAACATCACAATTAACTAATAGCATAACgaaatttgaagatataCTAGATGATACTATATGCAAATTCAACGACACCAAGTGGTGTGTAGAGCAAATGTTGCAGAATAGACAAAAACAAGAGGAGTTGAAGCTCaaggaagaagaggaaaaaCAGAGGCGAATAAAAGAGGACGACGAGAGAAAGCGactagaagaagaaaagacCAAGAAACGGaaaaaagaagaggaagaagcCAGGatcaagaaggaaaaggaaGATCAGCAGGCGAAGGAAGAAGAACTtaagaaaaagaaggaaCAGGAAcagaaagagaaagaacAGAAAGAAAGAGAGAGTCTCAAggaaaatgaaaagaagAGCGATGCCAACAATGATAACTTTGACACCTTTATGTCTCCAAGCTTTGAGTTCAATTTGAATGACTTGCCTACGACGAATGAAAGAGGCATTGATATACCGAACCCGTCCGATATTCTTTCAACGATCAGCTACGACGGCTTCGCCGAAAGCAAGGACTCTAAGAAGGCTGACACTAATATCCCAAACGACGAATCTAACAATAACAACGACTTGGACCTAGACATGAATAATTTGCTAGATAACGATGCGCTGTTACTAGATGGCTTGGATATGAATATGTTGGACCAGGGGTTTGACGGCACGAACCCGAACGGAAACGGGGTGAATGATTTACaggatgaagaatttgatgtcgataattttttgaaccAATTTGGGGCTGACTAG
- a CDS encoding DEHA2A14058p (weakly similar to uniprot|Q12158 Saccharomyces cerevisiae YDL003W MCD1 Essential protein required for sister chromatid cohesion in mitosis and meiosis), whose product MYSDQLLSKQGPLAHVWLAANYDKKLSKQQLLNTNIIQSSRIISTHPISYQSSQNSQTTTEGNGKTITLRLSGQLLLGIVRIYSRKTKYLLDDVNDILYKLKNSFKYANGGVFLGSELSKNSINLAPRQTIVSNVESITLTDQVADFDLLYQEDLNLGDEMGTTNTNTLFSQISNANSLNDSSFNYDQSIEMPRFNDSTMNNPNNDDDLELDFELGDNDNDNTFDQSIEVGRNVSQLPENSPDVSILSDLNKDNSMQNDDNTGLEFDFDNPLETIDESRPINEENVDSETSDNNEPITPPSISRPRSKLVGITEEGQLKTTKRKLKVDSNEELDMGISIESLRNNQRLQLNNEALDEYLTLRLSETEKIQLIHELSSPVNSANKRRKLWNIDEHLQQRCLELSHDEQTIEYNNQLQTDNQQFDDFDDNLDFDISLPGLETEADITGNTLESAQFEGGNEDEEEEFSNEVVTKSTIQIADQLRETFSNNVEDVVNLTEMIEKDLQILDRDETKVPLGVANKSSENIRVNKRREATKCFFELLVLATNDCISIEQESPSSTNKTGGKINIRSRDRIFNQFL is encoded by the coding sequence ATGTATTCTGATCAGTTGTTATCAAAACAAGGCCCATTGGCGCATGTATGGTTGGCAGCTAACTATGACAAGAAATTATCCAAACaacaattattaaataccAATATCATCCAGTCGTCACGTATAATATCAACACATCCTATTAGCTATCAAAGCTCGCAAAACTCACAAACTACTACGGAAGGCAATGGAAAAACTATAACCCTTAGACTATCAGGacaattattattgggTATAGTACGAATTTATTCGAGAAAGACCAAATACTTATTAGATGATGTGAATGATAtcttatataaattgaagaattcgTTCAAATATGCTAATGGAGGGGTTTTTCTAGGATCGGAATTGTCTAAGAATCTGATCAACTTGGCACCTCGGCAAACAATCGTGTCTAATGTTGAGAGCATTACATTGACAGATCAGGTAGCTGATTTTGACTTGTTATAtcaagaagatttgaaCTTGGGTGATGAAATGGGGACCACAAATACCAACACACTTTTTAGTCAAATCTCAAACGCCAATTCTTTGAATGATAGCAGTTTTAACTATGATCAATCTATCGAAATGCCCAGGTTCAATGACAGCACGATGaataatccaaataatgatgatgacttGGAGTTGGATTTTGAACTCGgagataatgataatgacaatACATTTGACCAATCGATAGAAGTAGGTAGAAATGTGTCACAATTGCCAGAGAACAGTCCGGATGTGTCCATATTATCTGATTTAAATAAGGACAATTCTATGCagaatgatgataatacaggtcttgaatttgattttgataatccTTTAGAGACAATTGATGAATCCAGGCccattaatgaagaaaatgtcGATAGTGAAACTTCGGATAACAATGAGCCAATAACACCACCATCTATATCAAGACCAAGACTGAAGTTGGTTGGAATAACTGAAGAAGGACAATTAAAAACCACAAAACGTAAGTTAAAAGTTGATTCGAACGAAGAATTGGACATGGGTATTTCGATTGAAAGTTTGAGAAACAATCAACGATTACAATTAAACAATGAGGCTTtagatgaatatttgaCTTTGAGGTTGTCAGAGACAGAGAAAATACAGTTGATTCATGAACTAAGTAGTCCTGTTAATTCTGcaaataaaagaagaaaattgtGGAATATAGATGAACACTTACAGCAAAGATGTTTGGAATTATCTCACGATGAGCAAACCATTGAATATAACAATCAACTTCAAACTGATAATCAACagtttgatgattttgacgataatttagattttgatatttcatTGCCAGGGTTAGAAACTGAAGCTGATATTACCGGTAATACTTTGGAATCTGCTCAATTTGAAGGGggaaatgaagatgaagaagaagaattctCAAATGAAGTTGTAACGAAATCAACCATTCAGATTGCTGATCAGCTCAGAGAAActttttctaataatgtaGAGGACGTGGTGAATTTAACTGAAATGATTGAAAAGGATTTACAAATCCTCGATAGAGATGAAACCAAAGTTCCATTAGGAGTCGCCAACAAATCTTCCGAAAATATTAGAGTGAACAAACGAAGGGAAGCAACTAAATGTTTCTTTGAGTTATTAGTCCTCGCAACAAATGATTGTATCTCAATCGAACAAGAACTGCCCTCTAGTACAAACAAAACTGGAGGTAAAATTAACATTAGGTCTAGAGATAGAATCTTTAACCAGTTTCTTTAA
- a CDS encoding DEHA2A14080p (weakly similar to CA6027|IPF609 Candida albicans IPF609), which yields MDRQSLLEQKRQRLQELKQRRLGNTSHDDKLVNELIDQFQSSPIKPNTKQVNVAIQVDLAPQEHDVNYISNGIPIHHNESDANEKNVITYDKAIQTTDEPSDTEIENKTRIVDEPNESLETIENDSVVEIEESKLNASMKHTFKFLNKIITQEAIDSSILKNFSESEELKNEFDRSFDNQVSENGPFRLNLEIPVVKGRLIKYIDISPHFPELIVASYSLENSSINHLISNQSYLNGITQSPGLAIIYNIKGSKAFPEYFLHCTSSITEIKFDKVNPRKVIGGLSDGKVVIWNLSDNGRNSVAILPSLMTPVLSNIASSIINNDQQAVNFIHHTNEISSINQISVENNECIISTSLDGVINLWSSNLLAWPKISSLKLSKPSSNTEEYVKSKDILSISKALILQEETDLARSTKKELSSQPPAYKFLNKLLVGSDDGKLFRLSNDAGNGNIEQLYEEDNKDDENPLHSSSITSIMELPIDGGESIIATSNIDWTIKIWASAQKAPILQIPVTYLILDMEARPNYPLQFFTLGVFNQSMNHDLRPIIDFWDMSHKLMNPICSISLETKNEAGSDTVNSKLYATTARFDINGNNIIIGFNNGSISIWSIDDIILNEVLESKANSDIDDGLIEFLQRNKRM from the coding sequence ATGGATAGACAGTCTTTATTAGAACAGAAGAGACAAAGGCTCCAGGAATTGAAACAAAGGAGACTAGGTAATACTAGCCACGATGATAAATTGGTAAATGAGCTCATAGATCAGTTTCAGAGTTCACCCATTAAGCCTAACACCAAGCAGGTGAATGTCGCTATTCAAGTAGATCTTGCACCTCAAGAACATGATGTAAACTATATAAGTAATGGTATTCCTATACATCATAATGAATCTGATGCAAATGAGAAAAATGTTATTACGTACGACAAAGCTATCCAAACAACCGATGAACCGTCTGATACAGAAATTGAGAACAAGACAAGAATCGTTGATGAACCTAATGAAAGCTTggaaacaattgaaaatgattccGTAgtagaaattgaagaatcaaaGTTAAATGCTTCTATGAAACACACATTTAAGTTCCTTAATAAGATTATTACTCAAGAAGCTATTGATTCAAGTATActcaagaatttttcagagAGTGAAGAGTTGAAGAACGAATTTGATAGATCTTTCGATAATCAGGTGTCTGAAAATGGCCCTTTTCGATTAAATCTCGAGATTCCAGTCGTTAAAGGTCGATTGATAAagtatattgatatatctCCCCATTTTCCCGAATTAATAGTTGCCTCTTACTCacttgaaaattcaagCATAAATCATCTAATTTCAAACCAGCTGTATTTAAATGGTATTACTCAGTCTCCTGGACTTGCAATAATTTATAACATAAAAGGTTCAAAGGCATTCccagaatattttttgcattgtacttcatcaataactgaaataaaatttgataaggTGAACCCACGCAAAGTAATTGGAGGCTTGTCTGATGGCAAGGTTGTTATTTGGAATCTACTGGATAACGGAAGAAATAGTGTTGCCATTTTACCCCTGTTAATGACACCtgttttatcaaatattgcttcgtcaataataaataatgacCAACAAGCAGTAAACTTCATACATCATACTAATGAAATTTCGTCTATTAATCAGATACTGgtagaaaataatgaatgcATTATTTCTACTTCCTTAGATGGCGTTATTAACCTTTGGTCTTCCAATTTATTAGCGTGGCCGAAAATTAGTTCTTTGAAACTAAGCAAACCAAGCAGTAATACCGAGGAATACGTGAAATCAAAAGATATATTATCCATTTCAAAGGCTTTAatattacaagaagaaacTGATCTAGCAAGATCTACGAAAAAGGAACTTTCTTCGCAGCCTCCAGCATATAAGTTCTTGAACAAACTATTAGTGGGAAGTGATGATGGTAAGTTATTTAGGCTATCAAACGACGCAGGTAATGGAAacattgaacaattatatgaagaagataataaagatgaCGAGAATCCTCTTCACTCCTCTAGTATTACATCTATAATGGAATTGCCGATAGACGGCGGGGAATCAATAATTGCAACATCCAATATTGACTGGACTATAAAGATATGGGCATCAGCTCAAAAAGCTCCCATTCTTCAAATACCTGTTacttatttaatattagatATGGAAGCTCGCCCAAATTACCCTTTACAGTTTTTTACATTGGGAGTTTTTAATCAAAGTATGAATCATGATTTACGTCCTATAATAGATTTTTGGGATATGAGTCacaaattaatgaatccTATCTGTTCCATATCACTTGAAACAAAAAATGAAGCTGGTTCTGACACCGTAAATTCCAAACTATATGCAACGACAGCTCGGTTTGATATCAATGgcaacaatataataataggATTCAACAATGGTTCAATCCTGATCTGGTCCATTGATGACataattttaaatgaaGTGCTTGAAAGTAAAGCAAATAGCGATATCGACGATGGACTAATCGAGTTTCtacaaagaaataaaagaatGTGA
- a CDS encoding DEHA2A14102p (similar to uniprot|Q03406 Saccharomyces cerevisiae YDR489W SLD5 Subunit of the GINS complex which binds to DNA replication origins and facilitates assembly of the DNA replication machinery), translated as MNKDLDIDDILQEFDDSNVHSKSSKYGIRNSENIYDQLVAAMLNERMSPDVLPYKHELMKEVLTQLSNQQQYLLDSHEYGDSNVESGIVTGDFKLQLMIIETDIERLNYLVRLYLRTRLAKIDKFTIHYINETSNDDPTNDRSLLSPEETEYMHKHFKILTQLYNNSFLKKMPHFLTLLDDTSGGQSMISVPDINQPVFIKVITKVPIIINLDEDEDLELVENGIYVVKYSLIKKYIEIGDIVLI; from the coding sequence ATGAATAAAGACTtagatattgatgatattctccaagaatttgatgattctAATGTTCACTCAaagtcttcaaaatatGGAATTCGTAACTCGGAGAATATATATGACCAACTTGTGGCAGCTATGTTAAATGAAAGAATGTCTCCAGATGTATTACCTTATAAGCATGAATTAATGAAGGAAGTACTAACACAGTTATCAAATCAACAACAGTATTTGTTGGATTCTCATGAATATGGCGATTCGAATGTGGAATCTGGTATTGTCACTGGGGACTTCAAATTGCAATTAATGATTATAGAGACTGATATAGAGagattgaattatttagtAAGGCTATACCTCCGTACAAGACTAGCAAAGATTGATAAATTCACAATACACTATATTAATGAAACGTCCAATGACGATCCAACGAATGATCGGTCGCTTTTGTCACCAGAAGAGACCGAATATATGCATAAACACTTCAAGATTTTAACTCAGTTATATAATAACagttttttgaaaaaaatgcCCCATTTTTTGACATTGTTAGATGATACCAGTGGTGGACAATCAATGATATCAGTACCCGATATCAATCAACctgtatttattaaagtGATCACTAAAGTcccaataataatcaacttagacgaagatgaagatttggaattggtTGAGAACGGAATTTATGTTGTTAAATATAGCCTAATTAAAAAGTATATAGAGATAGGTGATATCGTATTAATATGA